One Megalops cyprinoides isolate fMegCyp1 chromosome 4, fMegCyp1.pri, whole genome shotgun sequence genomic window carries:
- the chfr gene encoding E3 ubiquitin-protein ligase CHFR produces the protein MSKNLEMENQGRSQPWGKLVNVDTSSESEILLVNRECTVGRRKGCDLSFPANKLVSGDHCKIVQDETSGQVWLEDMSTNGTVINMSKLVKRQMHQLQSGDVIYFVYRKNEPEQNIAYVYQSIPPELTSLQSMTEMTSGETPGSTDVEGSIDSALGSPNSPAASLPDPALARPQEEPARDEPQPSTSTSHLYSISAGPACPTGPSASGCGNATHGESSLYSHNAPEGEPTDPGVRPACSREAQEEEGKAPAPLKEDDDLEPERKRRKTGTDKDYDFGLPDTAFTEAESPPKATLGALIGKGSAEGAKTDKMEESLTCIICQDLLHDCVSLQPCMHTFCAACYSGWMERSSLCPTCRCPVERIRKNHILNNLVEAYLLQHPEKCRSEEDLKSMDKRNKITQDMLQPKIERSFSDEEGSSDYLFELSDNDSDTSDISQPFVMCRQCPGYRKDPSQMPCMSGPPQEEGAIKPSGEVPSTSSNVPAALQEYTCTPQGSHVICTCCLQPMPDRRGELIGQQFTAQQCTVCHRPFCHMYWGCQRVGCQGCLARFSELNLTEKCLDGVLNSNNYESDILQNYLASRGMTWREMLQESLLALQQGTFYLSDYHINGNAVLCYCCGLRAFKELAYKYRQNIPASELPAAVTSRPDCYWGRNCRTQVKAHHAMKFNHICEQTRFKN, from the exons GGTGTGATCTCTCCTTTCCTGCTAACAAGCTGGTCTCAGGCGATCACTGTAAGATAGTGCAAGATGAGACTTCTGGGCAGGTTTGGCTGGAGGATATGAG CACCAATGGGACTGTGATCAACATGTCCAAACTCGTCAAGAGGCAGATGCACCAACTGCAGAGCGGTGACGTCATCTACTTTGTTTACAGGAAGAATGAGCCAGAGCAAA acaTCGCGTATGTTTATCAGTCCATTCCACCAGAGCTGACGAGTTTACAAAGCATGACTG AGATGACGAGTGGAGAAACCCCAGGCAGCACTGACGTGGAGGGCAGCATAGACAGCGCACTTGGCTCACCCAACTCGCCTGCCGCATCGCTTCCAGACCCCGCGCTGGCCCGCCCCCAGGAGGAGCCTGCGCGGGACGAGCCCCAGCCCTCTACCTCCACATCCCACCTCTACAGCATCTCAGCAGGCCCAGCCTGTCCCACTGGACCCTCTGCTTCAG GGTGTGGGAATGCCACCCACGGTGAGTCATCCCTctattcccacaatgcacccgAAGGGGAGCCTACTGACCCCGGCGTGAGGCCTGCCTGTTCAAGGGAagcacaggaggaggagggaaaagcCCCTGCGCCGCTGAAGGAGGACGACGACCTGGAACCAGAGAGAAAACGAAGGAAAACCGGCACCG ATAAGGATTATGACTTCGGGCTGCCGGACACAGCGTTCACTGAGGCTGAAAGCCCCCCTAAGGCAACCTTGGGTGCCCTCATTGGGAAAGGATCGGCGGAGGGAgccaaaactgacaaaatggaGGAGTCCCTTACTTGCATCATCTGTCAGGATCTGCTGCATGACTGTGTGAG TCTGCAGCCCTGCATGCACACGTTCTGTGCCGCATGCTACTCGGGCTGGATGGAGCGCTCCTCACTCTGCCCCACCTGCCGCTGCCCAGTCGAGAGGATCCGCAAAAACCACATCCTCAACAACCTGGTGGAGGCCTACCTGCTGCAGCACCCAG AGAAGTGCCGCAGTGAAGAGGACCTGAAGAGCATGGACAAGCGCAACAAGATCACTCAGGACATGCTGCAGCCAAAGATCGAGCGCTCCTTCTCTGACGAGGAGGGCAGCTCCGACTATCTCTTCGAGCTGTCCGACAATGACAGTGACACCTCTGACATCAG CCAGCCCTTTGTGATGTGCCGGCAGTGTCCGGGCTACAGGAAGGACCCCAGCCAGATGCCTTGCATGTCTGGGCCACCCCAGGAGGAAGGGGCCATCAAGCCATCCGGGGAGGTGCCCTCCACATCCTCTAACGTTCCTGCAG CTCTGCAGGAGTACACCTGCACCCCGCAGGGCAGCCACGTCATCTGCACCTGCTGCCTGCAGCCCATGCCGGACCGACGGGGCGAGCTCATTGGCCAGCAGTTCACCGCGCAGCAGT GCACGGTGTGTCATCGCCCATTCTGCCACATGTACTGGGGATGCCAGCGGGTCGGTTGTCAGGGATGTCTGGCCCGCTTCAGCG AGCTCAACCTCACAGAGAAATGCCTCGATGGTGTTCTCAACAGCAATAACTATGAATCTGACATCCTCCAG AATTACTTAGCTTCCAGAGGAATGACATGGAGGGAGATGCTTCAGGAAAGCCTGCTGGCATTACAGCAGGGAACATTCTACCTGTCGG ATTATCACATCAATGGCAACGCTGTTCTGTGTTACTGCTGTGGCCTGCGAGCCTTCAAGGAGCTGGCGTATAAATACAGGCAAAACATCCCTGCCTCCGAGCTTCCAG CTGCCGTGACATCTCGTCCTGACTGCTACTGGGGACGCAACTGCCGCACACAAGTGAAGGCGCACCATGCCAT gaAATTCAACCACATCTGTGAGCAGACGCGGTTTAAGAACTGA